From one Molothrus aeneus isolate 106 chromosome 19, BPBGC_Maene_1.0, whole genome shotgun sequence genomic stretch:
- the ASB6 gene encoding ankyrin repeat and SOCS box protein 6, translating to MPFLHGFRRIVLEYQPLVDELLGLLATPDTEGQSSLESPACLDSDKSQLSAVRRVLERETHSPFYQEGVSYALLKVTELGLVPAAEILLEFGADLSFEDPVTYYTPLHMAVLRNQPDVVELLVQHGADINRRDRIHESSPLDLASEEPERLPCLRRLLQLGADVNAADKNGKTALLHALASSDSGQIHNTDSIRLLLEGGADVRAATKDGDTVFTYVIYLLGEMAYSYTEEEAEDIERFCFRVTQLLLAHGANPSQCPASESLTHFCLKSFKDYFPLLRFLLESGAAYNCSLHGPSCWSGFHVAFEHLCWHLSRFDDETYSSDLMQKGQTLLELMMASSQAIQLPSNFEVNTSSCRFHGEKVQTLFCSLKQLERSPQALKHLCRVFIRQRLKPWPVGDKIKALPLPDRLKWYLLIDHAAAGHEDL from the exons ATGCCTTTCCTGCACGGCTTCCGCAGGATCGTCCTGGAGTACCAGCCCCTGGTGGatgagctcctggggctgctggccacGCCTGACACCGaagggcagagctccctggagAG ccctgcctgcctggacaGTGACAAGAGCCAGCTCTCAGCTGTGAGAAGAGTCCTGGAGAGGGAGACCCACTCCCCATTTTATCAGGAAGGTGTGAGTTATGCCCTGCTGAAGGTCACCGAGCTGGGGCTCGTCCCAGCTGCAGAAATCCTCCTGGAATTTGGTGCTGACCTCAGCTTTGAAG ACCCGGTCACGTACTACACGCCCCTGCACATGGCGGTGCTGCGCAACCAGCCGGACGTGGTGGAGCTCCTGGTGCAGCACGGCGCCGACATCAACCGCAGAGACCGG atcCATGAGAGCAGTCCCCTGGACCTGGCCAGCGAGGAGCCCGAGCGGTTGCCGTGCCTGCggcggctgctgcagctgggggccGACGTCAACGCTGCTGACAAGAACG GGAAGACCGCCCTGCTGCATGCCCTGGCCAGCAGTGACAGTGGCCAGATCCACAACACCGACAGCATCCGTCTCCTGCTGGAAGGAG gcgCAGATGTCAGGGCTGCCACCAAGGATGGTGACACTGTCTTCACCTATGTCATCTACCTGCTGGGAGAGATGGCGTACAGCTACACCGAGGAGGAGGCCGAGGACATCGAGCGCTTCTGCTTCCGTGTCacgcagctgctgctggcccacgGTGCCAACCCCAGCCAGTGCCCAGCCTCAGAGTCCCTCACACACTTCTGCTTAAAAAGCTTCAAAGACTACTTCCCACTGCTGCGCTTCTTGCTGGAGTCAGGTGCTGCCTACAACTGCTCCCTCCATGGTCCCTCGTGCTGGTCTGGCTTCCACGTCGCCTTTGAGCACCTCTGCTGGCACCTCAGTCGCTTCGACGATGAAACCTATTCCTCAGACCTCATGCAGAAGGGTCAGACTCTGCTGGAGCTCATGATGGCCAGTTCACAAGCCATCCAGCTGCCCAGCAATTTTGAGGTcaacaccagcagctgcaggttccACGGGGAGAAGGTCCAGactctgttctgctctctgAAGCAGCTGGAGCGCTCGCCGCAGGCACTGAAACACCTCTGCAGGGTGTTCATCCGGCAGCGCCTCAAACCGTGGCCTGTGGGTGACAAAATCAAGGCTCTGCCTCTCCCAGACCGGCTGAAGTGGTACCTGCTCATCGACCACGCTGCCGCTGGCCACGAGGACCTGtga